In Helicobacter sp. NHP19-003, the sequence GAAGTTAAAGAGATGATTGGCGCACTTAAAATTGATGGAGGCAACCTACTAAGAGTGGTGCGCACACTTTGGAAAAATATAAGAATGGCTAATTTCTGGAAAATCATGCGTTTTGTAGAAAATGGTGAAGAATTGACTGAAGAAACGAACTACTTTTTATTCAAGCATTTTAAAATCGTCTCCGATCAAACCCCCAAACTCCGCTACATAGAAGTTGGTATCAACACCCCCTATTTCACGCATTTACTCAATAATCTTAGTGCTAACTTCACTTCTTTGCAATTAAAAATTTTTATGTCTTTAAGGAGCAAATACGCCAAAGCTCTGTATAGATTGTTGGTGCGCTTTGAGGATGTGAAAAAGCATTGCATGTGCGAGGTACTCACTTACAAAAGCGACTTTGAAGGGTTTAAAGAGTTTATGGGGATACCTAGGAGTTTGTCAATTAAGGACACCGATACGATACTAAAACCCGCCTGCAGAGAGCTAGGTGTCCCCATTGATGAAGGCTATAACCCTGAAAACCCCGATCGCTCTTTGCCTTATGAAACTATCTTTTATACAAAAATCAAAAAAGGCAAGGGCAATAAAGTCGTGGGCATCACTTTTCACTTCATGCCCCATCCGCATCTTGACATGCAAAAAGCCATCATGAAACGCTACATCAAAAACCGCTTTAAAGACACCATGGCACAAATCCAAAAGGAAGAGAAAGAGAAACAAGCAAAGAAAGCTAGAGAAGAGGTAAGAAGTAAAAGAGACCATTACAACAAACAAGAGTTAAAAACCCTTAACGGTTTTATAGGGCTTAGTGGTTCTTTGTTTACCAAAGACTTTGAATACTACTTTAAAAGTGTTAAGCTCTTGATGGTCGCTTCTTTTGGAGGCGATAACGCTAGACTAATGGGTGTCTTTAAGATCAATACAACCGATCACACGGATCGTAGTTATGCCGAGCGCCTGCGCTCCTTGAACCAAGCATATTTAAAATTTATCCCTAAAGGATTTCCTAATTGCTTTATATATTTTTTTGAAGACCATGAGAGCTTGCTTAGAGAGTTTGTGAAGGGGGCAAAGTGAAAGCAAAGCAATGCCAGAATTAGACAAAAAGAAAGCAGAGCTTGATGATTTAAAGAACTTGGCGCAGCTATGCAGTTACTTCTCTAAATGCAGTTACTTCTCTAATTACTTTAATTGCTTTTGTTTTTACTAGGTATAATCAAAGCAACATGGTCATAGATTAGAGAGATGGGAGAGTTATCTCCTCAATACCTAGACAGCGCACACACCCTTCTCAAAGAGCGGTGGTGGCAGCGGTTCTTGCGTATAATGTGTGTTCCCCGTGCACACTTTTTACCATTAGGCAGTTGCACTGCTTGAGGGCTAATGCCTGTTGCTGGAAAGACTCAGGGCTGATTTTATTTAGATATTTTT encodes:
- a CDS encoding replication initiation protein yields the protein MVVQDQKQVLSSEIVKLQVLIDVETNQALKDILKQEKTECVKKLLALTPTQNPQTPQESQEQKPVKENLLKTPIDAPQAQEQQIIKQEQVDPQIQNLQLATPLNQNTEQNQQEITAQALQSVSKNTVLAKDIRIADSTRVTLHNDIYKVNLGKLGAWESNLLFALFNRLKDQGDTCIRFEPHEVKEMIGALKIDGGNLLRVVRTLWKNIRMANFWKIMRFVENGEELTEETNYFLFKHFKIVSDQTPKLRYIEVGINTPYFTHLLNNLSANFTSLQLKIFMSLRSKYAKALYRLLVRFEDVKKHCMCEVLTYKSDFEGFKEFMGIPRSLSIKDTDTILKPACRELGVPIDEGYNPENPDRSLPYETIFYTKIKKGKGNKVVGITFHFMPHPHLDMQKAIMKRYIKNRFKDTMAQIQKEEKEKQAKKAREEVRSKRDHYNKQELKTLNGFIGLSGSLFTKDFEYYFKSVKLLMVASFGGDNARLMGVFKINTTDHTDRSYAERLRSLNQAYLKFIPKGFPNCFIYFFEDHESLLREFVKGAK